The genomic interval CCAAACTAGCCCTGATTGATGAATGGATTTCTTTGTCATGTTTCAATTGtttcatcatgtttcctgaCCTTTAAATGGATGGTGTGCACAACTATGGTCTGACTCAAAATGATTTCCTGACAGCAATATTCCCACAAGCGCAAAATTTCTAGTTTGAGCCACAACGATGATTTAACAACCCACAAATTTCCCACTCCACACATCATGTCTGCTGGTGCGCCATAAATACCAAAAGTGGAAAACAGGCCATCTCTTTAATCCCATTTTTAGGCCACTCAGTGAATTATAAATTAAGGTTGTTTTAGAGGGGGACCCCAAGAGAGCAGACCTCTTCCTAAGCAGCTAAATTCAATTGGGCActgtgacctttaacctcatTACCTCTAAATTTAATCATCTCTACCATTTCAAAGTACAATCACATCCTCCAATAGGCTAATACATGAgcaaaaaaatccttttgacctttgacctcatgacccCAAACTTTTCCATTTCATATTACAGCCAACCTCCGCATTtttgataataatccctttatGCGTtagttatcttgaacacaaagACTATCATCATTAGTTTTCTTAGCAGTTTAGCTGTTAGAAAAATGTGTTAGAATTCTGACTTCCTTGCCAACACATTAAAATGGCAACATGGCCTTCAAACGTTGAAAAACTTTGTGTCCTTTGGATGATAAGTTACTGTTTCACCAGCAAGAGCACACCTTGGTCAGACAAATATTTGTCCATGGGGACTTTTCAGTCAATATAATCGATCATCTGCAGTCACCGCAGGCTTACTTGGCTTTTGCCGAGATATTTCGTGAAGGCAAATAAGCACACTTTTTGGGTAAGGAGTAAAAAGAAACGTTTTcaataacaaatttaaattgagTTGGACTCATTTTGACAAGTTTTGCGTCTCTCAATTGACTTTAATCTGAGTTTTCAGAGAGAATATCAAAGGAGAGTCTGTGAATGCAGGGAAGGTGATCTCAAAGGAAAACAGGGCCAAAGTGCGATGAAAGCATATCAATGACAGAACAAAAACACTGCACAGCTCAGAAATTTTATACTCTACCCCGctgcagtagaaaaaaaaaaacctgaaaaaacagGGCATGTAATCTGGCAGCAATGAGTCTTCTTGGTAAAATCCTGTAAAGGCAGAGAATGGGAAGAGCTCCTACCTTGGAGTAGGGCTTTGAGAATGGCGACGTCGATGTCCTGGCTCTCCTCCGAGCTGATGTGAAACACGGTGATCTGTTTTGGAACAAATGCAGTCGAGTCACGCAGACTTTACGAGTTCTCGAATAATACATTGTGCCAAGATTTTGTTACAGTTACTCCCAAAATATTCTTGctgtttaggaaaaaaattTAACCATATTTCCTGTTTACTGAAAACTGTGGaataaaaaagggagaaaaaatacatgactcaaaaaaaagggggcgtattggcagacatgagcaacaGCGAATTTGAGCAAATAAACACGCCACCGTTTAAATATAAGCAACTATGCAGCAACATACCAATTCTTTCTTCTTCATACACTCCATCAGTGTCTGAAAAAGATGGATGGCATCACTCTGGCTAAAGTTGAAGGTTTTCTTGATGGTGGCAATGATGTCCGCCTCCACGCCGTCTGGTAGACCActaggaaaagaaaaaataaattcaatatcATTATTTAACCGCACAAACGTAGATAAGTAACTTTAATTCAATGTTTAATAcacaaaacataacaaaaaaaatccataatgtTTGATTAAAATTGCCCTGGGCTCACATAGAGGGGTTTATTTTTATGATCCATAaataagaaacacaaaaataatgaaCGGATGTACTTGCTTCAGATCTTAGTAACTCAATTTACCTCATGGGATTCATAAAGTACCCATCTGTCTGTTAATTACGGTGATATATGTGTTGTGTAAACCAGCATCTTATTAAAAAGTAGTCAACCAGATTTACGGGTTATGAGATTCCCACCTAAATTTGGgtgcggtttaaaaaaaataaaacattgaaattCCTGGTTTGACCCGGAAGAGAAGGTCACGCTGCACATTTGTGGTCACGCTGACAATTAAGGCAAAGAATGCGCTCTGTGTGCAATTCTGTGAGCAGATAAGCTAACTAGTTTGCACTTCAAAATTGTGGTTGGAAATGCTCCCACATACATCACAACATGTTAAATATCCGTGGTTCGGAATCTCTTACCCGCCCTCCTCAGTTTGCTTGTGGACGTAGGCTAGTATATCAGCGGCACGGCCCGTGCCCTCGCACACCACCACGGGGACGGGAGGGGTCTCTCGAAGGTAATCGAGTACCGTCAAGACTACATTGGGACCCCCTTCAAAGATGAGTGCCACTACAGGAACACCCTGACCAATGCCTGCAAAGAAAGAAGTATTATACCAAAGCATAATGTTGCCCGCAATATGACagattttgacttttttattcATGGGATCTTAATCAAAGTCTTCCATACTTAAATGTTATGGTGTGGCACTTACGTGCATGTATTCTCTGGAGGTTGATGTGCTTCTCCAGGTCCCGGCGGAGTTGGACCTCCGCGCCGTACTTGCCCACCGTTCCGTCGTCGACGAGAAGGAAATGTGAGTGGAGGCTGTTGAGGACATTGAGTTTGCTGAGGGGGTTGAGCAGAGTTTGGTAAGGAGCGACGATCTGTGGAGATAGAGCAGATTCAGTGAGgtgatgttttgttgttgtttttttgttttttaattgatacAGAGTGACATGACGTCTCACATCTCTGCCAATGAGGTCGGTCCGGTTTTCGATGACTCCCCAGGATGCGATGCCGATAGTGCAAATTTTCTTGGATGATCTGGAACAGTGTTCTTTCAGAGCGTCGCCGACATGCTTTGCTACACCTTGAAGAGAACGACAAAAATTAACCATCATGAGTGGATTTTGATTCCTATTAATTAGGCTAATTAAGACTATGATGCAAGCGTACAGTTACTCAAAAGTTAACACATGATCTTTAACTTAGAGCAATTATCTTTGGTctctccaaaaaaaacaaagacacttaagaccttaaaaaaagacatttatgcaacaaaatgtCAAAAGAGTAGGTTCAAATTCCTGCTCATTACTTGCATTATAACATTGATGGCGTACAGATTGTTGCCTATGACCAAATAAGTTCAACTTAATGCTTCGGAGAGGCGTTTGAAAAGTAACAACTGGTCCTCGTTAGGGAAATGCTTGAACACTGATTAAACGGTACCATCTTGGCAAAATAATGACACTGAGTCCACTATGACTTGAGCTTCGTAAGCACTGAGAGTTGTTGCGGTCTGACGGATGTTAGCATTCAGCAAGTCAAATATCTCCCCACCTGTGTTGACACCCCCGGTGAGAATCCAGGCACCGGTGGTGACGGCTGCCTTGACGAGGCCCTTGCCAACCACCTGCTTGATGCGAGGGTGCAGCTCAAAGTTCTGCACGCCCCCGTGGACAGAGATCAGAATCTTGGGCAGCTCCATGTGCCACTCCTTCAGCATCAAGCGAAGGATGCTCTCCGGACGCGAGTCGTGGGACAAACGCACATACTGGACGGACATTTAAtaaccacacacaaacaaagtCAACAGTAAATTAGAGTCAATTTACTAAATGaatcatttggatttttatggTGTTTAAACAACAAAGCTGACTTCCAGAGTTTAGCGTTAACATATCATGTCTCACCACAAGACGtatcaagtaccgtatttttcgcacTATAAAGTGCTACTACTACGACGACGACTCCGacaacgactactactactactcctatgactactactactcctcctatgactactactactactactactactcctatgactaggactactactactaatactactatgactaggactactactactcctatgactatgactactactcctatgactactactactcctatgactactactactcctatgactatgactactactactactgctcctacgactatgactactactactagtactgctCCTATGACTatgactactaatactactacagtggttcttaacattgttggagctaccgagcCCCACCAGtctcatatgcgcattcaccgaaccctactttagcgtaaaatgaaatgtgatttttttccaattcaagatatataaattcctcgcagcactgattggccaagcaatgtcacgtgatcatttgCAGCCAGTGACGGTCAAGTGGGGCATGTTGTCGTGAATAGACACGATGAGTCGATGCGTCTTGGCttccgcggcagaggctccaccgaaccccttaGACCGACTCactgaacccctagggttcgatcgaacccaggttaagaaccactgtactACTGGATCTACCACGTATAAACTGGTGggccttttatatatatatgaaacaaattttatgaTGGGCCATTCACTGAAGGTGTGCCTTAAAGTGCAGAAAATATGGTGAAAAAGACTGATGTGCCCACATTACAAAGAGGCCCTACCTTGGCTCTATAGGAGTGCGAGCCTCCCTGGAAGTTAATGACACCATAGGCGTCAGTAGGGCTGGCCTCTGTGTGTTTTTCCACCGACCACTCCTCCAGCTCCGGCGCGGCCCTGCCGTAGCGCTCAGCCGTCTTCACTTCCGAGTACTTGTTGGCCAGACTGGCCGTGAAGCCAACATGCTGCCGCACCAGACGCCCGCAGCAGCACCTGCGTACATTGACCGTGCATCCAGCAAAGAACCCACATAAGACTTTGTTGCAGATTCTGTGTCAATTGTAAGCGGAGTTGGTTAAAAAATAGCTCTTTTGTTTACTTGAAGCGGAAAATAGAGTTGTAAGCGTCAAAAATAAAGAGTCATTGTATCTATTGAAGGGCAAGGGCTGGGAAATCTAGGAACCAGTTATACAACAGATTATTACATGGGgaagtgttttttgtgtgtatagTTACTACTTTGTATTTGGATGCTTACAGCACAAATAGGAGAGAAAAAagttgaattaaaaacagatgttttgcacttgatttacttttttttttaaattttctttgatttttctcATTCTTATTGTCTCATTAAAAGACTAGTGGATAAAAGAATATCAGGAAAACAAAGCGAGCTAAtttgtcaacatttttgttacagtaattaaaaaaggagcacagattaaagtaaaaatgaaatgtggaCATTGTAAGCCTCATTAAATATTAAGGttaaaatagaatatttttttgtttctactATCAGATTTCACAAGACTTATTAAATATTTAGGTTATGATAGAATATAGTGGTTTTACTATCAGACTGCGAGACTCATTAAATATTAAGGTTAAGGTAGAGTATACTGTTCATGCTATGGATTATGGTAGTCAGTCTGGTTagcttatttttaaacatttgagtCAACAATGTAGTTTTTACACATTAACAGTAATATGTACTTTGAacaatattaatttattacatTTTCCATTAGTGAAGATGTGATTCaagaatttattttagtttgattATTTCTTAAAgggtaaaacaaaaataaaaataaaactgaaatgtCCAGAAAGAGGCTGCGTTTTGCATTAATTTGcacgcttttttttaaattatactgGACATTTACAACAATCTTATCATTCAAGGACAAATTATTGGAGTGCtggaatgaaaatgtgtgaCTCAGCAGATTTTTGTGATTCTCAGAAAcacaactcattttttttaacgtaaTATAGTATTACACTGAAAACAACACCGGATAAATATGAACACCGCCAAAGTTGTTGAaacaaaaaggaatgaatgtaaTTATCTTTCAAACAAGTTCTAAAAAAAACGGTCACAatcattgaaatgaatagaCAACACCAGCATTTCGACTTAGGTGATTAGTTTGGAAAAGAATGTGGCATTACAAAGCCTGGAAGTTAATTGTTTCCTGAGGCGGGTTTCTGTTCTGTGGAATTACAGTCTTTGCCTTCAAGCCGTTTGTGTGTAGCAAAGATTCTCTCCAAACTAATCCCGCCTGACCAAAGAATGTCGGGAACAAAGACTGAGGGAGGACTCACCGGACTAGCTGCTGGCAAATCTGGCATCCTGGAAGGCATCTACATTTAAACACATGATATGAAACGATCACAAGTTGGAATTCAAACTAAAGCTACTTTAATTAAATGTTCACAGATAAGTGGAAAAATATTCCCCCTAAAGCtacaataagtaataaatacgttttctttgttaaaacatCAATATTATCAGACAATAGGGGGTAATTATTCCTGCCATCTATAGCTAATAATTTTGTGGCACAAGAACCTCCAATAACTAtttgaataatgaaaaaaaagaccaatgaTAATAAGGTCAGActttatagcaagggtgtcagactcgggttggttcacgggccgcattaacgtcaactcgatttcatgtgggccggaccattttagatatatttagatttttttttttaataaattgattaaaagaactggattaaaagccctgaatattcagttttttattgatctaaaacaatgtttattttagctttttttaaatttttgatttttgaactaaaaacacagaaaaaaatgattaaaaaattacaattattgatttaaaatgggggaaaaaaatcaggaaatttaatagacatctatactcttcattttaatttgatcctagaacagaaagtcggcactcatgatttactttcccgggccacataaaatgatgcggcgggccagatttggcccccgggcctccactttgacacaggtgctttATAGGAAAGTAGGACTTCATAAAAAAACCAAAGCAGTTTTCTCTTTTCGGGTATTCATCAATTAACATTGATGATAagaatgaatgtaaaaatatggGCCATGAGTTAAAGGTTGACTGGCCAAACTAAGATTGCTAAAATGCATTTGAGAAGGGCAAATTATTGATCAAAAAAGAGAACAAAGTTAACCGTCCTGGGACAAAGAATAACACAAAACACCTGATCTATTACATAAACAGGTTGAACAGTAAATTTCTGCAACTATGGGACTTGGCTATTTTAtgaacaacatttttattttttattttaaaaaaaacctgtaaaaTAGTTTTCTGTTCCGAGTGGGAAACGGTGTTGGTTGTCACATTTTTTCAATCTTTTATGAATATTTCCCCATttacacatcttttttttctttacacacAAAAGTGATTTGCTGAAAGGCACGAAAGACCAAATTCTTATTTAGATCAGCATCAACATTTATTCAGTGTGACAGTAGTGGTTGAGGTTTGGCTTTGCTTTAACACACACAAGATGCAATAAAAGAGTTTCCACGGCTACCACCACTAGGCTCACTACGGGAGAGCGCACACATACCTGTGGGGGTCTTTTGACACTGGAAGTATGTACACACATTCCCTCTTGGTGAAAGTGCTTTCTATCCAGGGTTTCTGGGACTGAAAAGAGAAGGTCAAAGTTAAAAATGAGCAGGGCAATCATTTTGGACAACGTAATGAATATCACAATATGGTTAAtattacattgatttttttttttaatttgttttttcagCCAGTGCAGCTCAGGCTGTCGTCAGTAGAATTATTAGCCCTAATCCCTCACAGAATACAGAAGGAATTCATTAAAGTACTTTAATTACTGTAAAGTCCAATAAGAAAGCAGAGTTAAAACGGGGTGGTAAAATGCCATTTTGGGCATTATTCGGTGAAAGATTTAAATCAATTCAAGTTGGTTATTTTGCAATCCGAAAATGACTGTTATCTTTCTCAATGCATgattacaaaaattaaaattaaaatatccaCTTCAGCATGTTCATATGCTTACATGTATTGGTCAAAATTTACTGTCATATACTAATACTGAAAGAAGCTATAATGTCAAACCAAGTCAAATCCGATTTGATCCAGATAGCATATTTGcctggaataaaaaaataaataaaaaaatgaatccaattgtaatatttaaatgcttaaattaaatttaaagtgtaCATAGGTTCCGACAAAAAAACACTATCATCATACAAGTTTCACTAGGTTCAGACAAATGTAAAAAGCATTTGGGTGCATGCTAAATTTAACAGAAAATTTTCCCATAAtaaattgtcattatacaaatacacTTCAAAAGAATGGACTTTCAACCCAGTTTTTCAATTCCATACCAACCAATGATAACAATGAATGAACAATACAGGGCGAGGAGTCGGGCGGGTCGCTAACAGCGCACCAATTCCTTAGAtaagaaaagggaaaacaaaaatgtatgcTCATATTGTGGAAAGTCACAGTATGacgtgagaaaaaaacaatttggcaCATTGCCAACAAATTCTCAGCTCTCGTTGATTGAGCtacccaaaaaaatgatcacCCCAACACTCAACGCAGGCATACCTGACCgtcttcttcatcttcatctctgAATCTAAGTGCTGTGTAGAGGAACATCTCAACGCTCCTTCAACCATCTCCCGGTCCCAAACCGCAAATGCCTCGATTGCTTTCCAAGGATCGATTACCAGCGTTAAATCGAGACCTTGTCCTCCGCGGTCTCAAAGTCGACAACGTTTTCCGGACAGATCCGGCTCAAAGTTAAAAGCTGAGCCATCAGCGAGAGGCGGCCACCAGGCAATAGTGCCACTGACAGTTAATGTGTAAGAAGCCTCTTTCGGGAGGTAGATGAATGTGTCTGAGAACGAGTCGATGTTAGACTAGAGTGAGGGAGGTTCAGTGGATGTGGACGTAGAGGCCTCAATGATGAACATCCATCTGACTACTGCAATTCACCACCTACTGTGACACACACTAACACTAACGCTGACGTACACATTTCAAGATGACTGCAATTCTGATTTGTTGCACAATAGCATTGCTTATATGAGCCGCTAAAATTTCCAGTTTTTGACCAGCTTTTGTCCTAAGTCCGTTGAGTTGAACTAGAATTGTGATGTAGGTCCACTTAACAGATCTGACATGTGGCCCATTAGACACCAAACCCTGGGAGACTATAGTGAATTGAACCAAatcattaatgaatgaatacatggaTTGTTATGCCTATTCGCCAGCACAAATCAAAATTGCGGCTTGACTTGAAAACTGCTTAGCCCAGTTTAGTGTTAAAAAACGGATTGCGCTGGGCTAACCTGTAACCATGGTACCTGAGAATGTCAGCCAACAAAAGACTGGAGCTCTTTAGATACGCTgccaaaaacacacatacacttgTACTTCCTCACAACATCCCAGCATGTATTTTCCAAGCCCCTTTATTTACACAAGTTtgattgttgacatttttaaaaaataaaagaatttaaagtcatttgttttgcctttttttggtACCGAAAATGAGCCAAACTGACGCAACCTAGCTatctaggttttttttttttttaaattacatttctaTAACACTACAAACTGCAATCATGACGATTCTTCTGTTATATAATATTTCTCAGAAAAGATCACTCAATCAACTGAGAATCTGCATGACGCCACATTTTGCTTACAGCTCTTATACTAAATCTCATTTAACTTGTCCAAAACCttctgatgtttaaaaaaaaaatgaaaatgaactaCCAAACAACATTTGTACAGAGCCACAGGAAAAAGCGAATCTGGCAGAATCTGGGGCAACCTCCACGCCTCAGTGAGCTACAGCTCTTCACTTGACTTTTTCCACCTCCTGGCCTTTTTCACTATACCATTGTCATCAGTGCATTTGTAGTGtgcgacaaaaaataaaattatatttaaaaaaaacctaaatcgATGTCCTTGTCCAGAGTGCTCTTAGTTCTACTACATAAATCTGAGTGAAGGGAAAATCCCTTGCAATATTTGAAAAGGAATACGGGATGCAATGATACTAAAATGTGCCTGTCTTTTCACGGAAAACAAAGAGGACCTCCTGTAATTACCTCTCTTGGGAGTGAGTCTACTTTCATTCAAGTatactctaaagcaggggtgtcagactcgggttggttcgtgggctgctttaacgtcaacttgatttcacgtgggccggaccattttagatatattttttttataaatggattaaaagaactggattaaaagccctgaatattcagttttttatagatctaaaacaatgttttgtttagcttttttatacatatttttagatttcacaaaattatttttgaactaaaaagagaaaataatttaaaaaaaaatacaattattgatttaaaagggggaaaattaggaaatttaatatacatctatactcttcattttaatttgatcctaaaacagaaagtcggcactcatcatttactttcccgagccacacaaaatgatgcggcgggccagatttggcccctgggccgccactttgacacatgtgctctaaagcaagggtgtcaaactcaggttggttcgcgggccactttaacgtcaacaccatttcatgtaggccggaccattttagatctaatatctagtttttttttaattttttttaaaattaattaaaataactggatcaaaagccctaaatagtccgtttttatagatctaaaacaatgtttattttagctttttttcttagtaattgaaaatgttttttaatcatgtttttttatttcaaatggaaataaaatatttttttaaagtggaaactggtaaatatttgtatatttatttttaaattttacaaaatgctttttgaactaaaaagacgaaagaaagaaattggattaaaaattacaatgattgattttaaaaaggggaaaatcaggaaatgtaatgtacatctataatcatttgaatttgatcctaagtcggcactcatgatttactttctcgggccgcacaaaatggggcgggccagatttggcccctaggccgccactttgacacctgtgctctatagGGATGTAGGGCAATTCCAGTAAAGAGGGGACTGGATTAACAGGACCACGGTGGTTTTACACCATTGGGCaatttagaacaagggtgtcaaactcacctTTGTCACGGGCCACATTGGGGTTTTGGTTTCCTTTTATTGGCCATTGTGTCTGCCAACTTGGCCTTCCACTATTAATCAACATCTGGACTCAAATAAATCAACTAATTTGACTGtcaaaaatatgtttctctttgacaagcctaaaaaaaaatctcgccTAGTTTcatgttcttattttttaattcaataagaTAAAaacatttggctttttttctccaaactgTAAATAGTATGATTTCTATAGTCCTCGATCCAGTTCTGATGAAATGTTATGTTACACCTATAATTAAAGAGTGTTAAATAAATCCAAAATGATGGTAGGAAGCCAGAAAAATCCACACATGCACAGAAGAGAGAATTGAACCCAGAAGCTGTGTAGTACGAGGTGGAGTTCTAGCTGTATTTCTAAATTGAAGCATTTGGAAGGATTCCATTGAACGAGTCATGAGACCGACCAGGAGTGTGACAGCTCTTACACTTGTTCCCTGTGGCCATGGCTCAGCAATACAGTGCTCGCTATGGCACGCCATGCCTTCCTTGCTGGTATACCTTCACGCaagtcatgatttttttctctggaGCCCTCTTTATGTCAGCCAATGACAAGCAGTGGGAAACATTTATCTTAACACAAAACCAATTCCAAGGATTAACCACACGTAGCCCTGGTTTCTCTCATTATACAAGCTTTCCaagatttcaattttaaaaaaaaactgagtgtGTGGCTGTGACTGACTTTGCTCTAAAGTTAGTCCAAGGCCAATGGAAAGAACTTTATCAGTCATCTCAAAATTAGCAACTGTGTGGCTTGTGCATGGATGGATTAGCACACGAGATAACAGAGCTCAGAACCCACTTCCCGACACCCCACCACACACGCGCCTGGCAAGTTTAGTCAAGAACACGACAGGTAATGCAAGACTATCAGCTCAGAGGCTACTCAAGACAGCTGATCAGATGAAAATAAGGGTAACcatgggaattttttttgtttaaaactatTGTTAACATGGTAAAGTATAAAATGCAACAGTCAAGCGATCGTGTGTGTTAGATTCCTAAATTCTTGGGTCAAAATACAGAACTTGACAAAGCTAACAGTGGCTCCTTTCGGAGACCTTGAGCAACAATTTTTCACTAAAAGCAGCACATATAAAAATGGAGTGACATTTTGTGGTGTGGTTGTACACTTCTAAAGTATCTCTAGTTTTTGAAAGACATTTTCAGCCAATTTCCAGGAAGCAGATGAATGCTATTTTAACAATATGCCCCTCAGCCCTCTGCAATTTCAGTTCCAGCTCAGAGAATCCCGTTCAATTTACAAGATAATTTATGAATATTTCAGATATACCGATTAAGGCTGAAAAGCCAAATAAAAGTGGAATATAAGAGACCTCTATTGTCTTTTCTAGTGTGCACATATCTGAACAAACTTAAGCTGGAAGCTAATGACGGTTACATAAGAGCAGCTGCTTGCTGGCGCAATGTGTCTTATATTCGATCCGATTACCCAACTAatctgcaacaacaaaaaaattgtgattagtcaactatcaaatttttttttcatggcggCCCGATTGTACACAGTTGGAGGTTTGGTGCCTTGCCCAAGGGCGACGGCGATCTGATCTACTGATAAACTCAGAGAAGCCACATGATGGCAACGCACTCATGTAATATACTTCCACTATTCTGCTAGAACATGGCATAGTTACTGCGACAACATCATTATAAGGACAGCAGTGAGCTGTAGTGACCCCCATCCAGTTGTAAGCTGGGGCATGTGACCGTCTCGGGGTTCCGGTGTGGGAAAATCTTGGGGTTTTCTTTCTTGGCCTTACTGCCCTTTGCCTTTCCATGATATTTTTCCAATCAAACTCATTTAAGGAAGCACTTCCTATTTAaggcaatgtatttttttacattgacagAGCATTAAATGACACCATCCTGTAACGTTAATAGAGGTTGAGTTTCAACCCGCctttaataaataattgattGAATCGATGAACAATTTGAGTcattatataatataatttacGAGTAAAGGGGCTCCTCCCGCTTGACAAATACATTTCAAGTGAACAAACAGTACGTAACGACGAGAGCGAGAATTCGTCTCTCCACAGAATGGTCGGTTACATCCCCgcttccgtttttttttaaattgatttatttagttGATTATAGGGTGCTGGGTTGTAATGTTTTCAACCCACGATGGTTTGGCTTTAAGACGACCATCCTTCTAGTCTCCTGCACTATAGATCCTCCTTAGTTGCACGGTACTCATATTCTGTGTACAATTTGACGTACATTTCGACTAACAAAGAAACCAGACTTACTTAACATTCAGACTTCAATACAAGCAGAGAAAAATGTCTAGTCTTGTATGTGTTTGACTCCAATAGTGTGATTTTGAGCACAACACTACTGTCTTGTCAGTAATTGTTACATTGGCACTTTGATTTATGAGATTAATTTGTTCATTGACCAATTCCTTTACAATCTTTTCCCatcaaaaataataagaatGCCATTAAT from Stigmatopora argus isolate UIUO_Sarg chromosome 2, RoL_Sarg_1.0, whole genome shotgun sequence carries:
- the LOC144091489 gene encoding transient receptor potential cation channel subfamily M member 7-like isoform X3, encoding MSQKPWIESTFTKRECVYILPVSKDPHRCLPGCQICQQLVRCCCGRLVRQHVGFTASLANKYSEVKTAERYGRAAPELEEWSVEKHTEASPTDAYGVINFQGGSHSYRAKYVRLSHDSRPESILRLMLKEWHMELPKILISVHGGVQNFELHPRIKQVVGKGLVKAAVTTGAWILTGGVNTGVAKHVGDALKEHCSRSSKKICTIGIASWGVIENRTDLIGRDIVAPYQTLLNPLSKLNVLNSLHSHFLLVDDGTVGKYGAEVQLRRDLEKHINLQRIHARIGQGVPVVALIFEGGPNVVLTVLDYLRETPPVPVVVCEGTGRAADILAYVHKQTEEGGGLPDGVEADIIATIKKTFNFSQSDAIHLFQTLMECMKKKELITVFHISSEESQDIDVAILKALLQGTNASAFDQLVLTLAWDRVDIAKNHIFVYGQQLLVSSLEQAMLDALVMDRVDFVKLLIENGVSMHRFLTINRLEELYNTKQPPYNPTLLHLVRDVKQSHLPPNYKITLIDVGLIIEYLMGGTYRCNYTRKRFRIIYNNIHGHNRRSVRHPMGSSSHLRKSPESFTMQADKKEKTRHNHFIKTAQPYKPTLESTKEQNKKRNREEIVDIDDPETRRFAYPFNELLVWAVLMKRQKMSLFFWQHGEENMAKALVACKLCRSMCYEAKKSDVVDDTSEELKEYSNEFGTLAVDLLEQSFRQDETMAMKLLTYELKNWSNSTCLKLAVSSHLRPFVAHTCTQLLLSDMWMGRLNMRKNSW